The Prinia subflava isolate CZ2003 ecotype Zambia chromosome 5, Cam_Psub_1.2, whole genome shotgun sequence genome window below encodes:
- the DTD2 gene encoding D-aminoacyl-tRNA deacylase 2 isoform X2, translated as MAAARPARARAVLQQSVSARLQIQRGLVIYICFFKGADEDLVPKIVDTLLNVKLSENENGEFVSVLDLPGDVLIIPQATLGGKPKGRKMQYHANIEKEKGFELYSQFVTLCEKELAANAKCREAGVLVKHGTYGNRQVLKLDTNGPYTHLIEF; from the exons atggcggcggcgcggccggcgcgggcccgggccGTGCTGCAGCAGAGCGTCTCCGCCCGCCTGCAG ATCCAGAGGGGGCTTGTTATCTACATATGCTTCTTCAAAGGTGCTGATGAAGATCTTGTTCCAAAAATCG ttgATACGCTGTTGAATGTTAAAttaagtgaaaatgaaaacGGCGAGTTTGTCTCTGTTCTTGATTTACCAGGCGATGTACTCATCATACCACAAGCTACCCTAGGTGGTAAaccaaagggaagaaagatgCAGTACCATGCAaacattgaaaaagaaaaagggttcGAACTTTATTCTCAGTTTGTGACTTTATGTGAAAAAGAACTGGCTGCCAATGCCAAATGCCGGGAAGCCGGTGTTCTCGTCAAGCACGGCACGTACGGAAACAGGCAGGTGTTAAAACTGGATACAAATGGACCTTACACTCATCTGATcgaattttga
- the DTD2 gene encoding D-aminoacyl-tRNA deacylase 2 isoform X1 yields the protein MAAARPARARAVLQQSVSARLQVRPPERGSEAQWVEIQRGLVIYICFFKGADEDLVPKIVDTLLNVKLSENENGEFVSVLDLPGDVLIIPQATLGGKPKGRKMQYHANIEKEKGFELYSQFVTLCEKELAANAKCREAGVLVKHGTYGNRQVLKLDTNGPYTHLIEF from the exons atggcggcggcgcggccggcgcgggcccgggccGTGCTGCAGCAGAGCGTCTCCGCCCGCCTGCAGGTGCGGCCGCCCGAGCGCGGCTCCGAGGCGCAGTGGGTGGAG ATCCAGAGGGGGCTTGTTATCTACATATGCTTCTTCAAAGGTGCTGATGAAGATCTTGTTCCAAAAATCG ttgATACGCTGTTGAATGTTAAAttaagtgaaaatgaaaacGGCGAGTTTGTCTCTGTTCTTGATTTACCAGGCGATGTACTCATCATACCACAAGCTACCCTAGGTGGTAAaccaaagggaagaaagatgCAGTACCATGCAaacattgaaaaagaaaaagggttcGAACTTTATTCTCAGTTTGTGACTTTATGTGAAAAAGAACTGGCTGCCAATGCCAAATGCCGGGAAGCCGGTGTTCTCGTCAAGCACGGCACGTACGGAAACAGGCAGGTGTTAAAACTGGATACAAATGGACCTTACACTCATCTGATcgaattttga